In a single window of the Pseudomonas entomophila genome:
- a CDS encoding hybrid non-ribosomal peptide synthetase/type I polyketide synthase, translating into MMSVLQETVLARFAAQVRRDPQALAVIDQQVRLSYAELAGASERIAQGLKAQGLLPGQALALYLPRGWQWAAALLGALKAGAVVMPLDRASPAERRALMLADADCVGVLSLADAPQALPGPWEASVEALLEHPDTPAQPLPSSFAEVMCLFYTSGTTGVPKGVEVGERGVLRLAQAGSYIDIQQGDRFACLSNPAFDACSFELWAPLLNGGCCVMVADDDLLDAWRLAQVLETQRVDTLFITVSLFNTLNAQYPACFASLRQVLTGGEQVSPVAVRAWYQANPASACRLFNVYGPTECTTFALCHPIPRDFAADTVPIGQPLPDTGMRVLDAQQQPVAPGEVGELYLSGSGVARGYRNRPGETARSFLRLPAPQGRGEVYYRTADLVRVNAEGQVECLGRVDRQVKVRGFRIEPGEVEQCLLEHPQVVQAYVCSRRQAAEDHQLLAFVVPRGELDYRAFDTYLRARLAPWMRPHHLFQVPRLPLTANGKIDQGRLLAQATTPWRPAAEAGRHSPALAWLLEQARALLGQPAIGRQDDWLGSGGDSLKAMRLRSAIRGRWAQEISIATLLAEPFAALAERLEQGQGASLGYPPAPAPSRARRGPASAEQRRLWLEQQRAPGSTAYNVPLVLHLAAGADPQALAEALRRLVARHPALRTAFVAGSDGPEQVVTEQAAVCRVLEPGALGQDNWQAFASLVFEAPFDLANPTLLRAWVAPHPDGSCRLLLNLHHIVTDGWSMNLLFDDLASLYQDALHGRESAAPAQVLNTLDFAQWQRQWSVTPRYREQRRTLAALHARHGEATPARQVMLPASTEGRLYRQPLGERRSAALERFCAQQRLTRFDVLFSVFAWSLHALVGCDRPRIASPVANRPLAEFEASVGMFANTVLIPTDLRGTQSLGEHLHRQTATVREVLALQDVALADLVEDLRLSTGQALFDYLFVLENTDYARLADAPLRATLEPHPAPQAKCPLTLLVVGGDGPLACWWEYQCSHFDAHQVAALDALVHHGLDLLLDNPQASLDALVAPYRLGLPPASVGASQPLPFATMADWFEHQVRETPAATALVAGQRHLRYAELDALADTLAATLSGQHVLDGASNMVLFLAPSVEHVVALLALAKLNVTAVPLDPNYPVAVQRQVLAQASPRCVLFSSATEAALQALGVEACARHRVNLQAAPRDWQRPRHNGERPLYTLFTSGSTGTPKGVQVWDRTLCNLLHWQRNAGQLPARSVTLQFSMLSFDVAFQELFGTLCGGGCYHLIEPRWRQDTQALLAYIQQVGIERLYLPFVALQHLAQAAVAQGSYPQTLREVVTAGEQLLCTEALRTWFAGLPRASLFNHYGPTETHVVSAYRLPSKVGDWPLRAPIGRAIDNARLLLVDAKDHPVPTGTQGYLLVAGAMVTRCYLGETALNSERFVELPQADGRRCLYYRTGDLAWVDAQGCLHYVGRDDQQVKLSGHRLELGQVEAALMGLEGVANAVLTLQGEPPRLTAYLQLTGTPPAAHDLDRQVARHLPAHVRIDQYRRLDTWPRTPSGKVDRKALAGQGEPLARQRAPAATLSPLERQLATLFREVIGHAIEPEQTFFEAGATSLGLMRLHARYTQALPHAPSMADLFEHVSIRQLAAYLARTEGVAVRREPPGETRDQPMAIIGMAVNVAGARDLGEFWAMVQGNGLGIERFEAAEGLVGARSQLQGMLDFDPEYFGISRQEARLMDPQQRHLLMACVQALQHAAIVPSAQGPRIGLVASCGETTYFQQMLRECAEGELPDGFQLALHHDKDFLATKAAYHLDLTGPAMSVQAACGSSLIGVHLACNLLRQGDSEVMLAAGVLIDPTLSDGYRHRSQHIFSRDGLCRPFSEDASGTLGASGYGVVVLKPLARARADGDRIYALVEGSALNNDGHGKMSYTAPSVAGQGAVIARALDKAGVTGADIGYVEAHGTGTLLGDPIEVAALTQAFGEAPTGSCALASVKSQIGHLGAAAGVVGLIRATLAVYHGVIPPNLGFSRINPQINLAHAPFHIPTTARPWPSGRRRMAGVSSFGIGGTNAHVIVGAAQAEPETQHAIAQLLLLSAHSRTALERDMAVMQAWLRANPGHVPGVLRHLQSGRRQARWRFAVLYRAGDELPLSAIREVAPSQVRLVASDHSSQALLDAWYEGAHIEWVPHSAPPPWNLPPSSFDLDTYRFQRLAAPERKPLADWFHQRQWQRVRRMAGPVAPSAVRQTLVVCSHAAADETLLDTLGAAYRRVVHVRTGEGYRQLGANHFELDVLDAQALGRLLAELPGDLDWLHALPLSVEGAIDAQSLATARWACLDTTSSLLQAWGQAPRDASLRLWLLSWQACPVHGEVLRPELAALGGVTEVVPQEYPVRCHWLDCPSPSLLEHAKPVATLLAEPDALPRRMALRDGYLWQPRLVPSPLPLAAATTLPDNGTYLILGGGGIGRTLCQHLLRAPGRRVVLLSRSATWPAEWEVDRARVDWLRADLADLARWPQVLEHLAQRYERFDGVIHAAGVGAGSLIRHRDAERMATAMAAKTLGMLAVEALIARMRPGFVLYCSSMSALFGGAGHLDYAAASGVLDGFSHYRAAGDQGCLRLGINWDIWREIGMATQANGSDAAHQQHLKVGLSTQEGCEVFDRAMVAQLPQVLVSTTALEQARRFYPVRHGAVAVPAEVQPKQGDLPARLRDCLCQWLGVDALEDNASLYDLGADSLTLLDLIDELQRATGVVVQLSQFSPTVSLREVLALVGSEQGRAQRVGDPWREALRIDPWQQGSGRQWLYLLHPVGGDVQAYRELAAALHPDLEVRVIADPVLRQPELSNVTLEARAALYLEAIQAELPDGASWRLVGWSFGAWVAQAICALARDTGLELPTLYLIDPPAPDAGNALQAIDEAQIQRVFEREFALRNGETDGTRYLERLVTCCRNNLASLLGHAPGVLAEVTGQLFIAIQPNPYGIGSGWQAQDLCQAWQALLPGLRNWEALDTDHYGIVTGPWARQIAQAINRDLLAPEGVAHGA; encoded by the coding sequence ATGATGAGCGTGCTTCAGGAAACCGTGCTCGCACGCTTTGCCGCCCAGGTGCGACGAGACCCGCAGGCCCTGGCGGTGATCGACCAGCAGGTGCGCCTCAGCTACGCCGAGCTGGCCGGTGCCAGCGAGCGCATCGCGCAAGGCCTGAAAGCGCAGGGGCTATTGCCCGGCCAGGCGTTGGCGCTGTACCTGCCCCGCGGCTGGCAGTGGGCCGCGGCGCTGCTCGGGGCGCTCAAGGCCGGGGCCGTGGTGATGCCGCTGGACCGCGCCAGCCCCGCCGAGCGCCGTGCGTTGATGCTGGCCGATGCCGACTGTGTGGGGGTGCTGAGCCTTGCCGACGCGCCCCAGGCGTTGCCCGGCCCATGGGAGGCCAGCGTCGAGGCGTTGCTGGAGCACCCGGACACACCCGCCCAACCGTTGCCCAGCAGCTTTGCCGAGGTCATGTGCCTGTTCTACACCTCCGGCACCACCGGCGTGCCCAAGGGCGTGGAAGTCGGCGAGCGCGGCGTGTTGCGCCTGGCGCAGGCCGGCAGCTATATCGACATCCAGCAGGGCGACCGTTTTGCCTGCCTGTCGAACCCGGCCTTCGATGCCTGCAGCTTCGAGCTGTGGGCGCCCTTGCTCAATGGCGGCTGTTGCGTGATGGTCGCCGACGACGACCTGCTCGATGCCTGGCGCCTGGCCCAGGTACTGGAAACGCAGCGGGTCGATACCCTGTTCATCACCGTGTCGCTGTTCAACACCTTGAATGCGCAATACCCGGCCTGCTTCGCCAGCCTGCGCCAGGTACTGACCGGCGGCGAACAGGTCAGCCCGGTGGCGGTGCGGGCCTGGTACCAGGCCAACCCGGCCAGCGCCTGCCGCCTGTTCAATGTCTACGGCCCTACCGAATGCACCACCTTCGCCCTGTGCCACCCCATCCCACGGGACTTCGCCGCCGACACCGTACCCATTGGCCAGCCCTTGCCGGACACCGGCATGCGGGTGCTCGACGCACAGCAGCAGCCAGTGGCGCCAGGCGAGGTCGGCGAGCTATACCTCAGCGGCAGCGGCGTGGCCCGTGGCTACCGCAACCGCCCCGGCGAGACCGCCCGTAGTTTCCTGCGCCTGCCTGCGCCACAGGGGCGCGGTGAGGTGTATTACCGCACCGCAGATCTGGTCCGGGTCAATGCCGAGGGGCAGGTGGAGTGCCTGGGGCGCGTCGACCGACAGGTCAAGGTGCGTGGCTTCCGTATCGAGCCGGGCGAGGTGGAACAGTGCCTGCTCGAACACCCCCAGGTGGTCCAAGCCTATGTCTGCAGCCGCAGGCAAGCTGCCGAGGACCATCAGTTGCTGGCCTTCGTCGTGCCGCGCGGGGAGTTGGACTATCGCGCGTTCGACACCTACCTGCGCGCTCGCCTGGCACCCTGGATGCGCCCGCACCATCTGTTCCAGGTGCCACGCCTGCCACTGACGGCCAACGGCAAGATCGACCAGGGCCGTTTGCTTGCCCAGGCCACCACGCCCTGGCGGCCGGCGGCCGAGGCGGGCAGGCACTCGCCGGCACTGGCCTGGCTGCTGGAGCAAGCGCGTGCGCTGCTTGGGCAACCCGCCATCGGCCGCCAGGATGACTGGCTCGGCAGCGGCGGCGATTCGCTCAAGGCCATGCGCCTGCGTTCGGCGATTCGTGGCCGCTGGGCGCAGGAGATCAGTATCGCGACATTGCTCGCTGAGCCCTTCGCGGCGCTGGCCGAGCGTCTTGAACAGGGGCAGGGCGCAAGCCTGGGCTATCCGCCGGCGCCGGCGCCGTCGCGTGCACGGCGTGGGCCGGCCAGTGCCGAGCAGCGCCGCCTCTGGCTGGAGCAGCAGCGCGCCCCCGGCTCGACCGCCTATAACGTGCCCTTGGTGCTGCACCTGGCGGCAGGCGCGGATCCACAGGCACTGGCCGAAGCGCTGCGCCGCCTGGTGGCTCGCCATCCGGCCTTGCGCACCGCCTTCGTGGCGGGCAGCGACGGCCCTGAGCAGGTGGTTACCGAGCAGGCGGCGGTATGCCGGGTACTGGAGCCGGGTGCGTTGGGCCAGGACAACTGGCAGGCCTTCGCCAGCCTGGTGTTCGAGGCGCCGTTCGACCTCGCCAACCCGACCCTGCTGCGCGCCTGGGTAGCGCCACATCCCGACGGTAGCTGCCGATTGCTGCTGAACCTGCACCATATCGTCACTGATGGCTGGTCGATGAACCTGCTGTTCGACGACCTGGCCAGCCTGTATCAGGACGCCCTGCACGGACGTGAAAGCGCCGCACCGGCGCAGGTGTTGAACACGTTGGACTTCGCCCAGTGGCAGCGGCAATGGAGCGTTACCCCGCGCTACCGGGAGCAGCGCCGCACCTTGGCAGCACTGCACGCACGTCACGGTGAGGCGACGCCGGCCCGGCAGGTGATGCTACCGGCCAGCACCGAAGGGCGGTTGTACCGTCAACCCCTGGGTGAGCGGCGCAGCGCCGCGCTTGAGCGCTTCTGTGCCCAGCAGCGCTTGACCCGCTTTGACGTGCTGTTCAGCGTCTTCGCCTGGAGCCTGCACGCCTTGGTCGGTTGTGATCGCCCTCGGATCGCCAGCCCGGTGGCCAACCGGCCGCTGGCCGAGTTCGAGGCCAGCGTGGGTATGTTCGCCAATACCGTGTTGATTCCTACCGATCTGCGCGGTACGCAATCACTAGGCGAGCACCTGCATCGACAAACCGCCACTGTGCGTGAAGTGCTGGCCTTGCAGGACGTGGCCCTGGCCGACCTGGTCGAGGACCTGCGGCTGTCCACCGGCCAGGCCTTGTTCGACTACCTCTTCGTGCTGGAGAACACCGACTACGCCAGGCTCGCCGATGCTCCGCTGCGCGCCACCCTGGAGCCGCACCCGGCGCCCCAGGCCAAGTGCCCGCTGACCCTGCTGGTGGTCGGCGGCGACGGGCCGCTGGCGTGCTGGTGGGAATACCAGTGCAGCCATTTCGACGCCCACCAGGTGGCCGCGCTGGATGCCTTGGTGCACCACGGCCTGGACCTGCTGCTGGACAATCCGCAGGCGTCCCTGGACGCACTGGTGGCGCCTTACCGCCTGGGGCTGCCGCCGGCCAGCGTAGGGGCCTCCCAGCCATTGCCGTTCGCCACGATGGCGGACTGGTTCGAGCACCAAGTGCGCGAAACGCCCGCGGCCACGGCGCTGGTGGCCGGCCAGCGGCACCTGAGGTACGCCGAGCTGGATGCGCTGGCCGATACCTTGGCCGCGACCTTGTCCGGCCAACACGTACTCGATGGCGCGTCGAACATGGTGTTGTTTCTGGCACCGTCGGTGGAGCATGTGGTCGCCTTGCTGGCCCTGGCCAAGCTCAACGTCACCGCCGTGCCGCTGGACCCGAACTACCCCGTGGCGGTGCAACGCCAGGTGCTGGCCCAGGCAAGCCCACGCTGCGTGTTGTTCAGCAGCGCCACCGAGGCGGCCCTGCAAGCGCTGGGCGTCGAGGCGTGCGCCCGCCATCGGGTCAACCTGCAGGCGGCGCCCCGGGACTGGCAACGGCCCCGGCACAATGGCGAACGGCCGCTGTACACACTGTTCACTTCGGGCTCGACCGGTACTCCGAAAGGCGTGCAGGTGTGGGACCGCACCCTGTGCAACTTGCTGCACTGGCAGCGTAACGCCGGGCAGTTACCGGCGCGCTCGGTGACCTTGCAGTTCTCCATGCTGTCGTTCGACGTGGCGTTCCAGGAGCTGTTCGGCACCCTGTGCGGCGGCGGTTGCTACCACTTGATCGAACCCCGCTGGCGGCAGGATACCCAGGCGCTGCTGGCCTACATCCAGCAAGTGGGCATCGAGCGGCTGTATCTGCCGTTCGTGGCCTTGCAGCACCTGGCTCAGGCCGCCGTGGCCCAAGGCAGCTACCCCCAGACCCTGCGCGAAGTGGTCACGGCCGGCGAGCAACTGCTGTGCACCGAGGCACTGCGAACCTGGTTCGCCGGCCTGCCCAGGGCCAGTCTGTTCAACCACTACGGCCCGACCGAAACCCATGTGGTCAGCGCCTATCGGCTGCCGTCGAAGGTAGGTGACTGGCCGCTGCGCGCGCCCATCGGCCGGGCGATCGACAACGCCCGGTTGCTGCTGGTCGACGCCAAGGACCACCCCGTACCCACGGGCACCCAAGGCTACCTGTTGGTGGCTGGCGCAATGGTCACGCGCTGCTACCTGGGGGAGACGGCGCTCAATAGCGAACGTTTCGTCGAACTGCCACAGGCCGACGGCCGCCGCTGCCTGTATTACCGCACCGGCGACCTGGCCTGGGTCGATGCCCAGGGTTGCCTGCACTACGTGGGCCGTGACGACCAGCAGGTCAAGCTCAGCGGCCATCGCCTGGAGCTTGGGCAGGTCGAGGCGGCGTTGATGGGGCTGGAGGGCGTGGCCAACGCCGTGCTGACCTTGCAAGGCGAACCCCCGCGCCTGACGGCCTACTTGCAATTGACCGGCACGCCGCCCGCCGCACACGACCTTGATCGCCAGGTGGCGCGCCATCTACCCGCCCATGTGCGCATCGACCAGTACCGGCGTCTCGACACCTGGCCGCGCACCCCCAGCGGCAAGGTCGATCGAAAGGCGCTGGCCGGGCAGGGCGAGCCCCTGGCGCGGCAGCGTGCGCCGGCGGCCACGTTGAGTCCGCTGGAACGCCAGCTGGCCACGCTGTTCCGCGAGGTGATCGGTCACGCCATCGAACCCGAGCAGACCTTCTTCGAGGCCGGCGCCACCAGCCTGGGCCTGATGCGCCTGCATGCACGCTACACCCAGGCCTTGCCCCATGCGCCGAGCATGGCCGACCTGTTCGAGCACGTGAGCATCCGCCAACTGGCGGCATACCTGGCGCGCACCGAGGGCGTGGCGGTTCGCCGCGAGCCGCCTGGCGAGACCCGCGATCAGCCGATGGCAATCATCGGCATGGCGGTCAACGTGGCCGGCGCGCGCGATCTGGGCGAATTCTGGGCGATGGTCCAGGGCAACGGGCTGGGCATCGAGCGCTTCGAGGCCGCCGAAGGCCTGGTCGGTGCCCGCAGCCAGTTGCAGGGCATGCTCGACTTCGACCCCGAGTACTTCGGCATCAGCCGCCAGGAAGCGCGGTTGATGGACCCGCAGCAACGCCACCTGCTGATGGCCTGCGTGCAGGCCCTGCAGCACGCCGCCATCGTGCCCTCGGCGCAGGGGCCGCGCATCGGCCTGGTGGCCAGCTGCGGCGAAACCACCTATTTCCAGCAGATGCTGCGCGAATGCGCCGAGGGTGAGCTGCCGGACGGCTTCCAACTGGCGCTGCACCACGATAAGGACTTCCTCGCCACCAAGGCCGCCTACCACCTGGACCTCACCGGCCCGGCCATGAGCGTGCAGGCCGCCTGTGGCAGCTCGCTGATCGGTGTGCACCTGGCCTGCAACCTGCTGCGCCAGGGCGACAGCGAGGTGATGCTGGCAGCCGGCGTGCTGATCGACCCGACCCTCAGCGACGGCTATCGCCACCGCTCGCAGCACATCTTCTCCCGTGACGGGCTGTGTCGGCCGTTCAGCGAGGATGCCAGCGGCACGCTGGGTGCCAGTGGCTACGGCGTGGTGGTACTCAAACCCTTGGCCCGTGCCCGGGCCGACGGCGACCGTATCTATGCATTGGTGGAAGGTTCGGCGCTTAACAACGACGGCCACGGCAAGATGAGCTACACCGCGCCGTCGGTGGCCGGGCAGGGCGCGGTGATTGCCCGGGCGCTGGACAAGGCCGGGGTGACTGGCGCCGATATCGGCTACGTCGAGGCCCACGGCACGGGCACATTGCTTGGCGACCCGATCGAGGTCGCCGCACTGACCCAGGCGTTCGGCGAGGCCCCGACAGGCAGCTGCGCCCTGGCCTCTGTGAAGAGCCAGATCGGCCACCTGGGAGCGGCGGCCGGGGTGGTCGGGCTGATTCGCGCCACCCTGGCGGTGTATCACGGCGTGATTCCACCGAACTTGGGCTTCTCGCGCATCAACCCGCAGATAAACCTGGCGCACGCGCCGTTCCACATCCCGACCACCGCGCGTCCCTGGCCTTCAGGGCGGCGGCGTATGGCCGGGGTAAGCAGCTTCGGTATCGGCGGCACCAACGCCCATGTGATCGTCGGCGCGGCGCAGGCCGAGCCGGAAACGCAGCATGCTATCGCGCAGCTGTTGCTGCTCTCAGCCCACAGCCGCACGGCGCTGGAACGCGATATGGCGGTCATGCAAGCGTGGCTGCGGGCCAATCCCGGGCACGTGCCCGGGGTGCTGCGCCACCTGCAGAGCGGACGCCGCCAGGCGCGCTGGCGATTTGCGGTCCTGTACCGGGCAGGTGACGAATTACCGCTGTCGGCGATCCGCGAGGTCGCGCCGTCGCAGGTGCGCCTTGTGGCCAGCGATCATTCGTCTCAGGCGCTGCTCGACGCATGGTACGAAGGCGCGCATATCGAGTGGGTGCCTCATTCGGCGCCGCCGCCCTGGAACTTGCCGCCTTCGTCCTTCGACCTCGACACCTATCGCTTCCAGCGCCTCGCCGCGCCTGAGCGCAAACCGTTGGCCGACTGGTTCCACCAGCGCCAATGGCAACGTGTGCGGCGTATGGCTGGCCCCGTGGCGCCGTCAGCCGTTCGCCAGACCTTGGTGGTGTGCAGCCATGCGGCAGCCGATGAAACGCTGCTCGACACGCTGGGGGCTGCCTACCGTCGCGTGGTGCACGTGCGCACAGGGGAAGGTTATCGCCAGCTTGGCGCGAACCACTTCGAGCTCGATGTGCTGGATGCTCAGGCATTGGGGCGCCTGCTCGCGGAACTGCCGGGCGACCTGGACTGGTTGCACGCCTTGCCCCTGTCGGTGGAGGGCGCGATCGACGCGCAGAGCCTGGCGACCGCCCGCTGGGCCTGCCTGGACACGACCAGTAGCCTGTTGCAGGCCTGGGGCCAGGCGCCACGCGACGCCAGCCTGCGCTTGTGGTTGTTGTCATGGCAGGCCTGCCCGGTACACGGCGAGGTGCTGCGGCCGGAACTGGCAGCGCTGGGCGGTGTAACCGAGGTGGTGCCCCAGGAGTACCCGGTGCGCTGCCACTGGCTGGATTGCCCAAGCCCATCCTTGCTGGAACACGCCAAGCCAGTCGCCACGCTATTGGCCGAACCCGATGCCTTGCCCCGGCGCATGGCCTTGCGCGACGGTTACCTGTGGCAGCCGCGCCTGGTGCCAAGCCCACTGCCGCTGGCAGCAGCGACAACCTTGCCAGACAACGGCACCTACCTGATCCTCGGCGGCGGTGGCATCGGTCGCACCCTGTGCCAGCACCTGCTGCGAGCGCCTGGGCGGCGCGTGGTGCTGCTGTCACGCTCGGCAACTTGGCCCGCGGAGTGGGAGGTGGACCGCGCGCGGGTCGATTGGCTGCGGGCCGATCTGGCCGACCTGGCACGCTGGCCGCAGGTGCTCGAGCATCTGGCGCAACGGTACGAGCGCTTCGATGGCGTGATCCATGCCGCAGGCGTCGGGGCCGGCAGCCTGATCCGCCATCGCGACGCCGAGCGCATGGCGACCGCGATGGCCGCCAAGACCCTTGGCATGCTCGCTGTCGAGGCGCTGATCGCACGGATGAGGCCAGGCTTCGTGCTGTACTGCTCGTCCATGTCGGCGCTGTTCGGCGGTGCCGGCCACCTGGACTATGCCGCCGCCAGCGGCGTGCTCGACGGCTTCAGCCATTACCGCGCAGCGGGTGACCAGGGCTGCCTGCGTCTTGGCATCAACTGGGACATCTGGCGCGAAATCGGTATGGCCACCCAGGCGAATGGCAGCGATGCCGCGCACCAACAGCACCTGAAGGTCGGGCTGTCGACGCAGGAAGGCTGCGAAGTGTTCGACCGGGCCATGGTTGCGCAACTGCCCCAGGTGCTGGTCTCGACCACGGCACTGGAGCAGGCCAGGCGCTTTTATCCCGTGCGCCATGGCGCCGTGGCAGTGCCGGCCGAGGTGCAGCCGAAGCAGGGTGACCTGCCCGCACGCCTGCGCGACTGCCTGTGCCAATGGCTGGGCGTGGACGCACTGGAGGACAATGCCTCGCTGTACGACCTGGGCGCCGACTCGCTGACGCTGCTGGACCTGATCGACGAATTGCAGCGCGCCACGGGCGTGGTGGTGCAGCTGTCGCAGTTCAGCCCCACGGTCAGCCTGCGCGAGGTGTTGGCATTGGTGGGTAGCGAGCAAGGTCGCGCCCAACGCGTTGGCGACCCTTGGCGCGAGGCGCTGCGGATCGACCCGTGGCAACAGGGCAGCGGTCGCCAATGGCTGTACTTGCTCCACCCGGTCGGTGGCGATGTACAGGCCTATCGCGAGCTGGCCGCGGCGCTGCATCCGGACCTCGAGGTGCGGGTGATCGCCGACCCGGTGCTGCGTCAGCCCGAACTCTCCAATGTCACTCTTGAAGCGCGCGCGGCGTTGTACCTGGAAGCGATCCAGGCCGAACTGCCCGATGGCGCGAGCTGGCGCCTGGTCGGTTGGTCCTTTGGTGCCTGGGTCGCCCAGGCCATCTGCGCCTTGGCCCGCGACACCGGGCTCGAGCTGCCGACGCTGTACCTGATCGACCCACCCGCGCCGGACGCCGGAAACGCGCTGCAAGCGATCGACGAGGCGCAGATCCAGCGGGTATTCGAACGGGAGTTCGCCTTGCGCAATGGCGAGACCGACGGCACGCGTTACCTGGAGCGCCTGGTGACGTGCTGTCGCAACAACCTGGCGAGCCTGCTGGGGCATGCGCCTGGCGTGCTGGCCGAGGTGACCGGGCAGCTGTTCATCGCCATCCAGCCCAACCCATACGGCATCGGCAGTGGTTGGCAGGCGCAGGACCTGTGTCAGGCCTGGCAGGCGTTGTTGCCGGGCTTGCGAAACTGGGAAGCGCTGGATACCGACCACTACGGCATCGTCACCGGCCCCTGGGCCCGCCAGATAGCCCAGGCAATCAATCGCGACCTGCTCGCGCCGGAGGGGGTGGCCCATGGCGCGTGA
- a CDS encoding TauD/TfdA dioxygenase family protein: MDQQALKAIERIAGAQRAPYRSISADRLTPVIGAEIGGVDLSRPLSAEQLAEIRRAFLENHVLVFRDQHLSVEQHKAFGRLFGELRALPLDDIDGDDPELVVIRANAQSRFVAGETWHTDGTADLEPSMGSMLYVKETPAIGTGGDTLFANMHLALEMLSPAMQAFLGTLTAIHDGEIPWKGYTPPPGLPKTEHPVVVRHPETGRPSLFVNSGFTSHIVQLSAGESQVLLKMLFDLVAREPVLSCRVRWAPGTLVFWDNRCTQHHAVWDYFPHSRYGERVTILGSRPQAFRGV, from the coding sequence ATGGACCAACAGGCACTGAAGGCCATCGAGCGCATTGCCGGCGCCCAGCGCGCACCGTATCGCAGCATCAGCGCGGACCGGCTCACGCCGGTCATTGGCGCCGAGATCGGCGGGGTGGATCTGTCGCGCCCCTTGTCAGCGGAGCAACTGGCGGAGATTCGCCGGGCGTTTCTGGAGAACCATGTGCTGGTGTTCCGCGACCAGCATTTAAGCGTAGAGCAGCACAAGGCATTCGGGCGTTTGTTCGGTGAACTGCGGGCCTTGCCGCTGGATGATATCGACGGTGACGATCCAGAGCTGGTGGTGATCCGTGCCAACGCCCAGTCGCGATTCGTCGCCGGGGAGACCTGGCACACCGACGGCACCGCCGACCTGGAACCGTCCATGGGGTCGATGCTGTACGTGAAGGAAACCCCGGCCATTGGAACAGGTGGTGACACCTTGTTCGCCAACATGCACCTGGCGCTGGAGATGCTGTCGCCGGCGATGCAGGCGTTCCTGGGGACGTTGACGGCCATCCATGATGGCGAAATCCCGTGGAAGGGGTACACACCGCCACCCGGCCTGCCCAAGACCGAGCACCCAGTGGTGGTGCGCCATCCCGAGACCGGGCGGCCGTCGTTGTTCGTCAATTCGGGTTTCACCTCGCATATCGTGCAGTTGTCGGCTGGCGAGAGTCAGGTGCTGTTGAAGATGTTGTTCGACCTGGTGGCGCGTGAACCGGTGTTGAGCTGCCGGGTACGCTGGGCGCCGGGCACCCTGGTGTTCTGGGACAACCGGTGTACCCAGCACCATGCGGTTTGGGATTATTTTCCGCATTCGCGGTATGGCGAGCGGGTGACGATCCTGGGTAGCCGGCCGCAGGCATTTCGAGGGGTTTGA